From the genome of Lampris incognitus isolate fLamInc1 chromosome 17, fLamInc1.hap2, whole genome shotgun sequence:
GTCTATCAGAATGTTTTTGCTGAAGACTTTGGTTGCGCGTATGATGAGGCTTTACATACCCTGATGTGGCAGTTTCTTACCAGACTTGAGAAGTTCCTTCCTCTTCAAACTCTCCAACAGGTTGGCAACAGACACATAAAACACCAGAAAGACATTCAGTTGTCATTGATAAGTATTTAATTAACCTACGAGTCCGATCTTGCATATTAAGGAGCTGCATTCTTCAGCCTTAAAGCCCTGGTCATTATTTTCATCCTTTCTTCAGGTAGTGTCCATGCTTGGTGATGTTTCCTCTCTTCTGACGGAGTACATGGACTCCATGTCTGACTGTCAGGAGCTCAAAACCCTGCTGCAGTATCAAAAAGAACTCAGTCAGCTGGAGGATAATGGTAAGCCTTTCAAGATAACCAATCATCATCAATAAATTAATCAATCATTAATAATCAGTCTAGACTAATTGAGAAATcaaggattttttttaatatgtttttaccccccccccttttttttttcaaactgatTGCTGATCAGACTGTCCCTTCGATGGCACCTGCATTATGTCAGCACTTAACATCTCTTCTTTGGGTAAAACAATGGTGGCCTCAGAAAAGGTGCAATCAGAAGTTTGTGCCTTGCATGAAAGGTTTTCGTGTACGTCAGAAGTGGAGACTGAATCGGCAGCTGTAGTGCATACAAGAGAGACGAAAacgaagacagctgtggttaacaGCGGAGAGATTAAAGTCAGAGGATGTGATGTACTAACTGGAGGAGAGCGAATGTTGGACCCTTTGGCTGTAGAAATGACAAATAATGTAGAAGATGCAGATATTCTTCCAAATGAATTTGAGGACAAGTCTTGTTTTAAAAaagactgcagagtcctgcttGAGAGACTGGAGACAAGGTCTTCACCGTCGAGACCCGTGAGACGAAATAGGGGCCTGAAGATGAAAATGATTCTGATGCAGGAGAAAAGAGGACTTCGTAAAAAAAACCCTGCCTGCAAAATTGCATCCCCATTGCAAGCAGCAGCCTTGGAGTCGAGCAACATAACTAATACATCCCCATCCAGCAAGTCCATTCTACCAGGCATTGAAACTAAACCAGCGAGTGGGTCTCCTCTTCTGGTGTCTAATGATGAGGACTCAGTCAGTTCGTACAAGGACCCTTCTTATATCGCTCCTACAGAGTTCAGTGAGGATGAGTCCTTTTCCAACAGTTCAGATGAGGAGCCTTGTGAGATGGGGCCCAGCGATAATAATGACGTATCGGTCTCTGAAATGCAATGCAATTCCAATGTCAAACTTGCGAGAAAACCCCACTATGTAACACAGAGGGGCCGATGTTGCATTTGCAAGGAGCATGTGAAGGGTGGCATAATGGACCACATGAAGGTGCACTTTCCGGACGGTGAGTACACTTGTCCCCGATGTGACACAAAGTTCACCATCTTGTCCTCCCTGAAGTTGCATTTAAGAAGAACTTGCTACGACCAGCAGCAGGTGGATccaggggaggcaggggaggcCAAGAGTCTTTTCAAGTGCAATGAATGTGAAAAAGCCTTCAGGTACAAACTATCACTGGATGAGCACAAACGGACCCATAATGAGCTCTATTGTGAGGTGTGCAGAAAGGTGTTACAGGATTCGGAAACATTAGAGAGGCATAAGGCTTCTCACACCCTGTTCAAGTGTACCCTGTGCGAGGAGAACTTCCGACTTTACAAGCCCTTGGCAAGGCACTATGAAAACATACACAAGCTCAGCAGACCATACAAATGCAACCATTGTCCAAAGAGTTTCTCCAAGCTGCGCTTTTTCATATGGCACGAGTGGAGGCATACGGGTCAGCTGCCATTCCAGTGTTGGCACTGTTCTCAGAGATTCAAAACCGACGCAGATCTGGTTTCTCATCTGAGGGTGCACACACGGGAGAAACCGTTCCTCTGTGCCGACTGTGGCAAGGCATTCTCCTCTCGCTCCAACCTGAGGCGCCACTTGAACTTCGTCCACAGCCAGGCCCAGAACGAGAGGCGGTTTTCTTGCTCCCAGTGTGAGAAGTCCTTCAAGGAGAAGGGAGCCCTGAAGAAACATGAGAAAACCAAACACTTGCATGAGTTGTTCTTTCACCCATGCCTATATTGTGGGAAGCTTTTCTCCTCATCGGCGATGGGCAGACATAAACTGATCcacacaggagagaaacctttcaaaTGTAAAGTGCCCGAATGTGACAAGTACTTCAGGTCAACTACAGAAGTGAAAAGGCACATCatgcaacatcacagctcagaaCGGCCATTCAAGTGCGAAGTCTGCGAGAAGGGTTTTGTAAGAGCCTGTCTACTGACAACACACATGCAAGTACACTCAGGAGAGAAACCATATGTTTGCTCCATATGTGGCAAAGCCTTTCCACAGCTCTACAGCATGAAAAGGCACAAAAAGCTTGTGCATACATTCGTAGCATAGTAGCCGTGCCATCAAAGAAGACCAAAGCTGTTAGAATGTGCCAGAGAtttgggggcgccccggtggctc
Proteins encoded in this window:
- the LOC130127118 gene encoding zinc finger protein ZFP2-like, which produces MTNNVEDADILPNEFEDKSCFKKDCRVLLERLETRSSPSRPVRRNRGLKMKMILMQEKRGLRKKNPACKIASPLQAAALESSNITNTSPSSKSILPGIETKPASGSPLLVSNDEDSVSSYKDPSYIAPTEFSEDESFSNSSDEEPCEMGPSDNNDVSVSEMQCNSNVKLARKPHYVTQRGRCCICKEHVKGGIMDHMKVHFPDGEYTCPRCDTKFTILSSLKLHLRRTCYDQQQVDPGEAGEAKSLFKCNECEKAFRYKLSLDEHKRTHNELYCEVCRKVLQDSETLERHKASHTLFKCTLCEENFRLYKPLARHYENIHKLSRPYKCNHCPKSFSKLRFFIWHEWRHTGQLPFQCWHCSQRFKTDADLVSHLRVHTREKPFLCADCGKAFSSRSNLRRHLNFVHSQAQNERRFSCSQCEKSFKEKGALKKHEKTKHLHELFFHPCLYCGKLFSSSAMGRHKLIHTGEKPFKCKVPECDKYFRSTTEVKRHIMQHHSSERPFKCEVCEKGFVRACLLTTHMQVHSGEKPYVCSICGKAFPQLYSMKRHKKLVHTFVA